The following proteins come from a genomic window of Balearica regulorum gibbericeps isolate bBalReg1 chromosome 19, bBalReg1.pri, whole genome shotgun sequence:
- the BLTP2 gene encoding bridge-like lipid transfer protein family member 2, whose translation MPPPLLPAVLLGLVVVALLAGLLARWLVCRLAVTWCRQKLNAELKIGSFGFFWAQNISLKFQQEQQTVEIDNVWISSKLSRELPRYFELCFGEVRIRTDLQKGPGFQPSIPEAPREADGNESRVDLTLKPSLLRLLSQLFSIHMDSINIIVLHVATSESLWHIQASKTRLLLNGDGKSLICEVSLTKVNSKVLRSSQLDDTCLAELALALSLSLEISKRQLVGVRLRVWTLQAELHEGLFCSPLLHHITARAQRSTAGEQPSAGPGEPLKSLSLLSRDTLQLIPRRVEVKLENTSMVLSMNSQKRHLTWSLKLLQFLYKREEEQIPLRNFTPTSDLDQMSVDLQLEDGLLLSQSRQRIVCLNSLQTSVQVTAIDLSAAVLLNTCIIHYRHQEFSHWLSLLAQEYRCRAAPVPSQGHRGRSYPQIIAPIILCASLSNVNVSVQLGDTPPFALGFNSISADYQHLRPQSVHQRAVLAVDHLCWRVGNDSHIQRAPHPPNMHVWGEALILDSFNLQGSYNQPLGMSSTQSDTLFLDCTIRGLQVESSDTCTECLARVLPLFCPQPSGAELAKQPPSASSEPWGLLWKVDLKVEDVNLFTLSALVGALELRLDTLTVLGSAESCTVSVQGMVLALVKTITEKMQPCCKAPAIPNPMANLSMLSVTYHSSIRSLEVQCGEGLAVLWSPPDHMHLYHHTLATLQCHEALRSALGHRTPRSLPPESPASHPASPTETLGPLQPDGTPPKRLLSLSLELSSAKLTAFVSEANYISLAAERTSVSWHGGALHGYCPELAAGFDGHSIFSFKEVEVKLLPELEEVILHRCAFPTLRTLRNRGWAFSFASVTIEFPYQYDFSRTLDAAVGVQKWLKGLHQRRRPASTALPPDLLLKVTHFSWVFLDDVFEVKLRDNYELMKDESKESAKRLQLLDAKVAALRKQHGELLPARKIEELYASLEKKNIEIYIQRSRRLYANTPMRRALLTWTLAHLELVAMADESFHGTEHVLEQMRDLDGVSPFPPEGLEMVTQWCRMMKGRVGSFFARIRDYPRYLFEIRNWQLSGRLIGAEQCGQACSRRRQVLKLGLPWGDATVERNMPPLKFYHDFHSEISQYTIVWGPCWDPAWTLIGQCVDLLTKPSEDPSAPLPWWDKSRLLFHGDWHMDIEQANLHQLATEDPYNTTENMHWEWSHLSFHWKPGQFVFKGNLDINVRTASKYDDCCFLHLPDLCMTLDLQWLCHGNPHDHHGVVLRSPEFLPEVPVGQQYDSYRAFRSENLNLSIRMDLTRPSEEHSQPRILLYSSTLRWMQNFWATWTSVTRPICRGKLFNNMKPSKKKLGQHYKQLSYTALFPRLQVHYWASFAQQRGIQVECCQGHIFTRGTQRLIPQAGTVMRRLISEWSITQMVSDLSQVTVYLMASTCDENADHRLDTLVKKTHLLSLSSLTYQRHSNRTAEEELHLRDGDDGFHTHQLHLVDLRASWTTTNRDIAFGLYDGYKKAAVLKRNLSTEALKGLKIDTQLQAKKLKRGPLSAHSVPARVTAPITSGRPERASSGGAYMLQKLIEETDKFVVFTEEESGASEQLCGIAACQTDDIYNRNCLIELVNCQMVLRGAETEGCVIVSAAKAQLLQCQHHPAWYGDTLKQKTSWTCLLDGMQYFATTESGPTEREHGQLWLEVKNIEEHRQRSLDSVQELMESGQAVGGMVSTTTDWNQPSEAQQTQQVQRIISRCSCRMYYISYSHDIDPELATQIKPPETPANQEKEDLLKKQEGAVDTFTLIHHDLEISTNPAQYAMILDIVNNLLLHVEPKRKEHSEKKQRVRFQLEISSNPEEQRSSILHLQEAVRQHVAQIRQLEKQMYSNVKSLQDDSKNESLLDLNHRLQQQLSQEKADLQLESEELNILIRCFKDFQLQRANKMELRKQPEDVSVARRTEFYFAQARWRLTEEDGQLGIAELELQRFLYSKVNKSDDTAEHLLELGWVTMNNLLPNAVYKVVLRPQSSCQSGRQLALRIFSKVRPPVGGISIKEHFEVNVVPLTIQLTHQFFHRMMGFFFPGRNVEEEEVGDEEDKSKLVTTGIPVVKPRQLIVGDDSLGPGKGVAQGLNRTSGVRRSFRKAPEHPVDDIDKMKERAAMNNSFIYIKIPQVPLCVSYKGEKNSVDWGDLNLVLPCLEYHNNTWTWLDFAMAVKRDSRKALVAQVIKEKLRLKPAAGAEARGKLENKSDGTIQQQEEDEKARLLIGLSVGEKNPSKKSIFGRRK comes from the exons GTGGCTGGTGTGTCGCCTGGCTGTCACCTGGTGCCGGCAGAAGCTTAACGCAGAGCTGAAGATCGGCTCCTTTGGCTTCTTCTGGGCCCAGAACATCAGCCTCAAGttccagcaggagcagcagactGTG GAGATCGACAACGTCTGGATCTCTAGTAAACTGAGCCGGGAGCTGCC GCGCTACTTTGAGCTGTGTTTTGGTGAGGTGCGAATCCGCACAGATCTCCAGAAGGGCCCTGGGTTCCAGCCATCCATCCCGGAGGCTCCCAGAGAAGCTgatggaaatgaaagcagagtagACCTGACTCTTAAACCCTCCCTGCTGAGGCTCCTTAGCCAG ctcttTTCCATCCACATGGACTCCATCAACATCATCGTTCTGCACGTGGCCACCTCAGAATCTCTCTGGCACATCCAGGCCAGCAAGACCCGTCTCCTCCTGAATGGCGACGGCAAGAG cctgaTCTGCGAGGTGAGCCTGACAAAGGTGAACAGCAAAGTGCTCCGGAGCAGCCAGCTG GATGACACCTGCCTGGCGGAGCTGGCCCTGGCACTCTCCCTCTCGCTGGAGATCAGCAAGCGGCAACTGGTGGGCGTCAGGCTACGCGTCTGGaccctgcaggcagagctgcacgAAGGGCTTTTCTGCAGCCCGCTGCTGCACCACATCACTGCCAGGGCCCAGCGCAGCACCGCAGGGGAACAGCCCAGTGCAG GCCCGGGGGAGCCCCTGAAGTCCCTGTCTCTgctgagcagggacaccctgcagcTCATCCCCAGGAGGGTGGAGGTGAAGCTGGAGAACACCAGCATGGTGCTGTCTATGAACAGCCAGAAGAG GCACCTCACCTGGAGCCTGAAGCTGCTGCAGTTTCTATATAAGCGTGAAGAGGAGCAGATCCCACTGCGCAACTTCACGCCCACCTCAGACCTGGACCAAATGAGTGTAGACCTCCAGCTGGAGG aCGGCCTTCTCCTGTCCCAAAGCCGCCAGCGCATCGTGTGCCTCAACTCCCTGCAGACCAGCGTGCAG GTCACAGCCATTGACCTCTcggctgctgtgctgctcaaTACCTGCATCATCCACTACCGCCACCAAGAGTTTTCACACTGGCTGAGCCTGTTGGCGCAGGAATACAGGTGCCGGGCAGCGCCTGTCCCCAGCCAAGGGCACAGGGGAAG GAGCTATCCCCAAATCATAGCGCCCATCATCCTGTGTGCCTCACTGTCCAACGTCAACGTGTCGGTGCAGCTGGGGGACACACCACCCTTCGCCTTGGGCTTCAACTCCATCTCTGCAG ACTACCAGCATCTGCGGCCACAGAGCGTGCACCAGCGAGCGGTGCTGGCCGTGGACCACCTCTGCTGGCGTGTGGGCAACGACTCGCATATCCAGCGTGCCCCGCATCCCCCCAACATGCACGTGTGGGGAGAAGCCCTCATCCTTGATTCCTTCAACCTGCAG gGCAGCTACAACCAGCCCCTGGGCATGTCCAGCACCCAGTCGGACACACTCTTCCTGGACTGCACCATCCGGGGGTTGCAAGTGGAGTCGTCAGACACCTGCACCGAGTGCCTGGCCAGGGTCCTCCCCCTGTTCTGCCCACAGCCCAGCGGAGCTGAGCTTGCCAAGCAGCCGCCCTCTGCCTCAAGCGAGCCCTGGGGGCTGCTCTGGAAGGTAGATCTGAAGGTGGAGGATGTGAACCTTTTCACACTCTCAGCCCTGGTGG GCGCCCTGGAGCTGCGGCTGGACACGCTGACTGTCCTGGGGAGCGCTGAGAGCTGCACGGTCAGCGTCCAGGGCATGGTGCTGGCCTTGGTGAAGACCATCACGGAGAAGATGCAGCCGTGCTGCAAAGCTCCTGCCATCCCCAACCCGATGGCCAACCTCTCCATGCTCTCTGTCACCTACCACAGCAGCATCCGCTCCCTGGAG GTGCAGTGCGGCGAGGGGCTGGCGGTGCTGTGGAGCCCGCCTGACCACATGCACTTGTACCATCACACCCTGGCCACCCTGCAGTGCCACGAAGCCTTGCGGAGCGCCCTCGGCCACAGGACGCCTCGTTCCCTGCCCCCAGAGAGCCCAGCATCCCACCCGGCCTCCCCTACTGAGACACTGGGGCCCCTCCAGCCAGATGGGACCCCCCCCAAAAGACTCCTGTCCCTGTCACTGGAGCTGAGCTCTGCCAAGCTCACAGCCTTTGTCTCTGAAGCCAACTACATCAGCCTGGCAGCCGAAAGGACCTCCGTGAGCTGGCATGGCGGTGCCCTGCATGGTTATTGCCCCGAGCTGGCTGCCGGCTTTGATGGACACAGCATCTTCAGCTTCAAGGAGGTGGAGGTGaagctgctgccagagctggaGGAGGTCATCTTGCACCGCTGCGCCTTCCCCACCCTGCGCACCCTGCGCAACCGCGGCTGGGCCTTCTCCTTTGCCAGCGTGACCATCGAGTTCCCCTACCAGTACGACTTCTCCCGCACGCTGGATGCTGCTGTGGGCGTGCAGAAGTGGCTGAAAGGTCTACACCAGCGTAGGCGCCCTGCCAGCACGGCGCTGCCCCCCGACCTCCTGCTTAAAGTGACGCACTTCTCCTGGGTCTTCCTGGATGACGTCTTCGAGGTCAAGTTACGAGACAACTATGAGCTGATGAAGGACGAGAGCAAGGAGAGCGCCAAGCGGTTGCAGCTGCTGGACGCCAAGGTGGCCGCCCTGCGCAAGCAGCATGGcgagctgctgcctgcccgcAAGATCGAGGAGCTTTACGCCTCACTGGAGAAGAAGAACATTGAGATCTACATCCAGCGCTCGCGACGCCTCTACGCCAACACACCCATGCGGAGGGCCCTCCTCACCTGGACCTTGGCCCACCTGGAGCTGGTGGCCATGGCCGATGAGTCCTTCCACGGCACGGAGCACGTGTTGGAGCAGATGAGGGACCTGGATGGCGTCAGCCCGTTCCCCCCTGAGGGTCTGGAGATGGTCACCCAGTGGTGCCGCATGATGAAGGGCAGAGTTGGCAGCTTCTTTG CGCGGATCCGCGACTACCCTCGTTACCTCTTTGAGATCCGAAACTGGCAGCTTTCGGGACGGCTGATCGGAGCCGAGCAGTGCGGCCAGGCCTGCTCCCGGCGCCGCCAGGTCCtgaagctggggctgccctggggggaCGCCACAGTGGAGAGGAACATGCCACCCTTGAAGTTCTACCATGACTTCCACT CTGAGATCTCTCAGTACACCATCGTGTGGGGGCCCTGCTGGGACCCAGCCTGGACCCTGATCGGCCAGTGCGTAGATCTCCTCACCAAGCCCTCAGAGGACCCCAGCGCCCCATTGCCCTGGTGGGACAAGAGCCGCCTTCTCTTCCACGGGGACTGGCACATGGACATTGAACAGGCCAACCTGCACCAGCTGGCCACCGAG GACCCCTACAACACCACAGAGAACATGCACTGGGAGTGGAGTCACCTCTCCTTCCACTGGAAGCCTGGGCAGTTTGTCTTCAAGGGCAACCTAGACATCAACGTCCGGACAGCTTCCAA GTATGACGACTGCTGTTTCCTGCACCTGCCTGACCTGTGCATGACGCTGGACCTGCAGTGGTTGTGCCACGGGAACCCCCACGACCACCACGGCGTGGTGCTGCGCTCCCCCGAGTTCCTGCCCGAGGTGCCGGTGGGGCAGCAGTACGATTCCTACCGTGCCTTCCGCTCTGAGAACCTCAACCTCTCCATCCGGATGGACCTGACGCGGCCCAGTGAGG AGCACTCCCAGCCCCGGATCCTGCTCTACAGCAGCACCCTCCGCTGGATGCAGAACTTCTGGGCCACGTGGACCAGCGTGACGCGCCCCATCTGCCGCGGGAAGCTCTTCAACAACATGAAACCCAGCAAGAAAAAGCTGGGACAGCATTACAAACAGCTGTCTTATACTGCGCTCTTCCCCCGGCTGCAG GTGCATTACTGGGCCTCCTTTGCCCAGCAGCGTGGGATCCAGGTGGAGTGCTGCCAGGGGCACATCTTCACTCGTGGCACCCAGCGGCTCATCCCGCAAG CCGGCACGGTGATGCGACGCCTCATTTCGGAGTGGAGCATCACGCAGATGGTGAGCGACCTGAGCCAGGTCACCGTGTACCTCATGGCCTCCACTTGTGACGAGAATGCTGACCACCGGCTCGATACCCTGGTGAAGAAAACCCATCTGCTGAGCCTGTCCTCCCTCACCTACCAGCGGCACAGCAACCGCACGGCTGAGGAG GAGCTGCACCTGCGGGATGGGGACGATGGTTTCCACACGCACCAGCTGCACTTGGTGGACCTGCGAGCATCCTGGACCACCACCAACCGGGACATCGCCTTCGGCCTCTACGACGGCTACAAGAAAGCGGCTGTGCTCAAGCGCAACCTGTCCACTGAGGCCCTGAAGGGGCTGAAGATCGACACGCAGCTGCAAGCCAAGAAGCTGAAGCGGGGCCCGCTGTCTGCTCACTCCGTCCCTGCCAGAGTGACCGCTCCCATCACCAGCGGCCGTCCTGAGAGAGCCTCCTCGGGGG gggcCTACATGCTGCAGAAGCTCATTGAGGAGACAGACAAGTTCGTAGTCTTCACGGAGGAGGAGTCGGGGGCTAGCGAGCAGCTGTGCGGCATCGCCGCCTGCCAAACCGATGACATCTACAACCGCAACTGCCTCATCGAGCTGGTCAACTGCCAG ATGGTGCTGCGCGGCGCAGAGACGGAGGGCTGCGTGATCGTTTCTGCTGCGAAggcccagctgctgcagtgccagCACCACCCCGCCTGGTACGGGGACACGCTGAAGCAGAAGACGTCCTGGACGTGCTTGCTGGATGGTATGCAGTACTTCGCCACGACGGAGAGCGGCCCCACTGAACGGGAGCATGGGCAGCTCTGGCTGGAG GTGAAAAATATTGAGGAGCATCGTCAGCGGAGCCTGGACTCAGTGCAGGAGCTGATGGAGAGCGGGCAGGCGGTGGGGGGCATGGTCAGCACCACCACAG acTGGAACCAGCCCTCAGAAGCCCAGCAGACTCAGCAAGTGCAGAGGATCATCTCTCGCTGCAGCTGCCGCATGTACTATATCAGCTACAGCCATGACATCGACCCCGAGCTGGCCACGCAGATAAAGCCCCCTGAGACTCCGGCCAACCAGGAGAAGGAGGATCTGCTGAAGAAGCAGGAGG gagctgtggaTACATTCACACTAATCCACCACGACCTGGAGATCTCCACCAACCCTGCGCAGTATGCCATGATCCTTGACATAGTCAACAACCTGCTGCTGCACGTGGAGCCCAAACGCAAG GAGCACAGCGAGAAGAAACAACGGGTGCGCTTCCAGCTGGAAATCTCCAGCAACCCCGAGGAGCAGCGCAGCAGTATCCTACACCTGCAAGAGGCCGTGAGGCAGCACGTCGCCCAGATCCGGCAGCTGGAGAAGCAGATGTACTCCAACGTGAAG TCCCTGCAGGACGACAGCAAAAACGAGAGCCTGCTCGACCTCaaccacaggctgcagcagcagctgagccaggAGAAAGCTgacctgcagctggagagcGAGGAGCTGAACATACTGATCAG GTGCTTCAAGGACTTCCAGCTGCAGCGAGCCAACAAGATGGAGCTGCGAAAGCAGCCGGAAGACGTGAGCGTGGCGCGGCGGACTGAGTTCTACTTTGCCCAGGCGCGCTGGCGCCTAACCGAGGAGGATGGGCAGCTGGGCATAGCCGAGCTGGAGCTCCAGCGCTTCCTCTACAGCAAG GTCAACAAGTCTGACGACACGGCCGAGCATCTGCTGGAATTGGGCTGGGTCACGATGAACAACCTCCTGCCCAACGCTGTGTACAAG GTGGTGCTGCGTCCCCAGAGTTCCTGCCAGTCCGGCCGGCAGCTGGCACTCAGGATTTTCAGCAAGGTCCGGCCGCCCGTGGGAGGCATCTCCATCAAGGAGCACTTCGAG GTGAACGTGGTACCCCTCACCATCCAGCTCACCCACCAGTTCTTCCACAGAATGATGGGTTTCTTCTTCCCCGGCCGCaatgtggaggaggaggaggtgggggatGAGGAAGACAAGTCCAAGCTGGTGACGACAG GGATCCCCGTGGTGAAGCCACGGCAGCTGATTGTGGGCGATGACTCACTGGGCCCAGGGAAGGGAGTCGCTCAGGGACTGAACCGGACATCAGGGGTCAGAAGATCATTCCGAAAAGCACCCGAG CATCCCGTGGATGACATCGACAAGATGAAGGAGCGTGCGGCCATGAACAACTCCTTCATCTATATCAAGATCCCGCAGGTGCCGCTCTGCGTCAGCTACAAG GGCGAGAAGAACAGCGTGGATTGGGGCGACCTGAACCTGGTGCTGCCGTGCCTGGAGTACCACAACAACACGTGGACGTGGCTGGACTTCGCCATGGCGGTGAAGAGGGACAGCCGCAAAGCCTTGGTGGCACAG GTGATCAAAGAGAAGCTACGCCTGAAGCCAGCAGCGGGCGCGGAGGCCCGGGGGaagctggaaaacaaatcaGACGGGACcatccagcagcaggaggaagacgAGAAGGCGCGTCTGCTCATCGGGCTGAGCGTGGGCGAGAAGAACCCCAGCAAGAAGTCGATCTTCGGCAGGCGCAAATGA